A window of Zingiber officinale cultivar Zhangliang chromosome 5A, Zo_v1.1, whole genome shotgun sequence contains these coding sequences:
- the LOC121980129 gene encoding uncharacterized protein LOC121980129 — protein MYDAGIAFNAVKYDSFKPMIEAIGQYGPGMKPPSYHEVREPLLKEEINHTMLILKHNEEEMAKNGCTLMADGWRDRKGRSLINFLANTPKGSMFIELVDASSYSHTGEKMFELLDKFVQKVGVHNIVQVVTDSASNNVFAGKKLMDKYPNLYWTPCAAHCLDLMFEDIFKMPDLKRALERAIIVNGYIYNRTMLLNMMREFTGQRDLIRPAKTRFATAFLTMRSF, from the exons ATGTATGATGCTGGAATCGCATTCAATGCGGTCAAATATGATAGTTTCAAGCCAATGATTGAAGCAATTGGGCAATATGGTCCTGGGATGAAACCACCTAGTTATCATGAGGTGAGAGAACCTCTTTTGAAAGAAGAGATCAACCATACAATGCTGATTTTGAAACATAATGAAGAAGAGATGGCGAAGAATGGTTGTACTTTAATGGCTGATGGGTGGAGAGATAGAAAGGGGAGATCACTTATCAATTTCTTAGCGAATACCCCAAAAGGCAGCATGTTTATTGAATTAGTTGATGCATCTAGCTACTCTCATACTGGTGAGAAGATGTTTGAGTTACTTGACAAGTTTGTGCAAAAAGTTGGGGTGCATAATATTGTTCAAGTGGTCACCGACAGTGCATCGAATAATGTTTTTGCTG GAAAGAAGTTGATGGATAAATATCCAAACTTGTATTGGACCCCGTGTGCAGCACATTGTTTGGATTTGATGTTTGAGGACATATTCAAAATGCCGGATTTGAAGAGGGCGCTTGAACGGGCAATCATTGTTAACGGATATATTTACAACCGAACTATGTTGTTGAACATGATGAGAGAGTTCACCGGCCAAAGAGACCTTATAAGGCCAGCTAAAACTCGTTTTGCCACTGCTTTCTTGACTATGAGAAGCTTTTAG
- the LOC121980130 gene encoding uncharacterized protein LOC121980130, translated as MFTSENWSKSKFAKEQTGKQAQKIILMPSFWNSIIYAMKVGGPLLEVLRLVDGEKKPAMGYIYEAMDRAKEKIAKAFGNNEDRYKDVFEIIDHRWQLQLHQDLHAAGYFLNPEFFYSNSEIEQDEEVVMGLYNSISRLTDDPESEGTIHTELLKYKQAEGLFGKQIAIQMRKVVSSAAWWNSYGASTPKLQRLAQKILSLTCSSSGCERNWSVFEHLHSKKRNRLEQKHLNDLVFIKYNRALRRRYDSRDTIDPIILSEVDDGNEWLVGRLEDEELDFVHDGSSKASTSKSRGKRPIGTSTTLDLVDEEDEFDFDEESEEENDVERYAIPNEEDGLDLDEEVEDEDEF; from the exons ATGTTTACTTCAGAAAATTGGAGTAAAAGCAAATTCGCGAAGGAACAGACCGGTAAGCAAGCACAGAAAATTATATTGATGCCTTCATTTTGGAATTCCATCATTTATGCTATGAAAGTTGGTGGTCCATTATTGGAGGTACTTCGGTTGGTGGATGGGGAGAAGAAGCCTGCCATGGGTTATATATATGAGGCAATGGATAGAGCTAAGGAGAAAATAGCAAAAGCCTTTGGTAATAATGAGGATAGGTACAAAGATGTTTTTGAGATAATTGACCATAGGTGGCAGTTGCAGCTCCATCAAGATTTGCATGCAGCGGGTTATTTCTTGAACCCCGAGTTCTTTTACTCAAATTCTGAGATAGAACAAGATGAAGAAGTAGTTATGGGGTTGTACAATTCAATCAGTAGGTTGACTGATGATCCCGAGTCAGAGGGAACAATACATACAGAGTTGTTAAAATACAAACAAGCCGAAGGTCTTTTTGGAAAGCAAATTGCAATCCAAATGAGAAAGGTTGTATCATCAG CTGCATGGTGGAACTCGTATGGAGCTTCGACACCAAAGTTGCAAAGACTTGCCCAGAAGATACTCAGCCTCACTTGTAGCTCTTCTGGTTGTGAGCGTAATTGGAGTGTGTTTGAACAT CTTCATTCCAAGAAAAGGAATAGATTGGAGCAAAAACACCTGAATGATTTGGTGTTCATTAAGTACAACAGAGCTCTGAGGCGTAGATACGATAGTCGTGATACCATCGATCCTATCATATTGAGTGAAGTAGATGATGGAAATGAATGGTTGGTAGGGAGACTGGAGGATGAAGAGCTTGACTTTGTTCATGATG GAAGTTCGAAGGCGTCCACATCTAAGTCTAGAGGGAAAAGGCCGATAGGAACATCTACTACACTTGATCTTGTAGATGAAGAGGATGAATTCGATTTTGATGAAGAAAGTGAAGAGGAGAATGATGTCGAGCGTTATGCAATTCCAAATGAAGAAGATGGTCTCGATCTTGATGAAGAAGttgaagatgaagatgaattttag
- the LOC121980131 gene encoding uncharacterized protein LOC121980131, giving the protein MIVCIYQFVGIGFKSVFLISSKPFIFSNGYQICFDEEPSPDCNLGYIVPEWVDENPSLSDIKNLYGPSKSLPTTVLILPLKIEKESAVKQQLLNLQPEVLLFLSKIRQLSVRGDSDGSTCNTGCKIFISGEDNCQTRRNFNAESYPLHLTAQMGDKGDEEQCCYYMWKQRFPVKQQCISKKRAEVDEWAITLAFPFGRRLNRGMRKSGVYSFLPTDMETGFPFIIQADFLLVSSRESIQLNSPWNEGILSCVPSAFMNAFTTLIKGAHEAPSFSIPFLFNFIPVEESHIKLLDPVRQSIKEKITAERIIPCELNNSQKMFCKPSEIKRLAPSFWHVLIKAQKSGVDILNLHSNGSHIVNAYLDNDDYNNVLGFLGVNYVDLSWYASFIQGSDLPKGMPDDIYVELLHFIAQNWNSCFMDLPLLRFIDATGGISLLSVSQATNGYQKLCIANGDEIITWLINWNREFISVSNLYFMPQTMQLSLRTSKSGVMDWLKNSVKLQSLSLYDYGSIVIKSLTKSKLVIAFTHFLYHSHKYNYASKWCLQTLFSHLPIVDEYGEVIFEKTEVLVPASMGKWIMLMGSNPWRADKYFVLSREYLATANFAGNVTCEGQILKFLQQNGKASDVPQVYPPNAAFKTVYSPLTRDNAFLLLEWIRNIRSRGTNCKLQIFFSSIKTGSWLKTSIGYSPPSESFLPSSGWGRLLQVASTLVDIPLILKDFYGEKITEYTEELKEIGVRFDFMDASEYIGSHIRTATADSALTRAKVFSLLNLVRYLGEVSLSPDYLIQSTKTARWLKTSVGFRLASESILLLDSEWTLASHVSNLPFIDTSFYGEQIADYKTELQLFGVLGGFNKNYQIVVNNFKMPSSSVSADVAIFILECIQNANILDDLIRKLSQTTKWLKTQLGYQNPGESFLAVLEWECLLQVVSDIPVIDEPMYGGRIRSYQTELKRIGVAVTRDDFSKAIASRLNLLIKKTLITNKNVLALLTCYRQFVKKQITFPHDLSLFSLEKEWLHTNLGFRSPKASILFSPEWEPISAISNLPLIDGNSEFYGYSDEIYDFKNELQAFGVIVEFKEGAKFVIESINLPRDPSVINPVSIISLFQSIRNLKENTESLPMEFKQKMNNRWIKTILGYRFPEESILFDPKWSLQRKDGPFIDDIFYGSELSSYKKELKEIGVSVDASQACLLLALHIKCHSDITTISRVYLFLNEHKWEPDNEDNEDNEAAEWIWIPRGGGEWVSSNSCILHDKLDLFGSQLFILDKYYDPKLLEFFSRVFGVRLSPCVDDYCKLWSSWEVSAHHLTVQQCSAFWVFIAKHWNSNSVKLMLGSISKLPVESNDELILSNKQDIFIPDDLLLKELFDKVSGTIFVWYPQVTTPALSRANMNKIYSSIGVQSISEAVEKDESFRTTGASVREVNQKSLISSNGLLRIVLAFLSDTSLDIIATERRLLVKYLLDLEVLEIDEPITVSYKLTLSSRTILDSKATRMFRWEKDKAKLFLQRDEGGTKRKRHNIEYATNFADLIAKGLLSEMPDQIASLAELIRLGCLLDFEEDAVDYLLKTKNLQLFPEDEEFLSSISSTTNAGKIEAGETATVDY; this is encoded by the exons ATGATAGTATGTATTTATCAATTTGTAGGCATAGGATTCAAAAGTGTCTTTCTGATATCCAGTAAGCCCTTTATCTTCAGCAATGGGTACCAAATATGCTTCGATGAGGAACCATCACCTGATTGCAACCTAGGCTACATTGTGCCTGAGTGGGTTGATGAGAATCCAAGCCTTTCTGACATAAAAAATTTGTATGGCCCTTCAAAAAGCCTTCCTACAACTGTTTTAATCTTGCCTTTGAAGATTGAAAAAGAGTCAGCTGTGAAGCAACAATTATTAAATTTACAACCCGAGGTCCTACTCTTTCTTTCAAAAATTAGGCAGCTATCTGTTAGGGGAGATAGCGATGGTTCAACATGTAATACTGGCTGCAAGATCTTTATATCTGGTGAAGACAATTGCCAAACGAGGAGGAACTTCAATGCAGAATCATACCCTCTCCATCTTACTGCTCAAATGGGCGACAAGGGAGATGAGGAACAATGCTGTTACTACATGTGGAAGCAAAGGTTCCCTGTAAAACAGCAATGCATTTCAAAGAAGAGGGCTGAAGTTGATGAATGGGCTATTACTCTGGCTTTTCCCTTTGGAAGGCGGTTGAATCGCGGGATGCGAAAGTCTGGTGTGTATTCCTTTCTTCCTACTGACATGGAGACTGGTTTCCCATTTATAATCCAGGCAGATTTCCTTCTGGTTTCTTCAAGGGAGTCGATACAGCTAAATAGCCCATGGAACGAAGGAATTCTCAGCTGTGTACCTTCTGCATTTATGAATGCTTTCACTACACTAATTAAAGGAGCACATGAGGCGCCCTCATTTTCCATTCCCTTCTTGTTCAATTTCATACCAGTGGAGGAATCTCATATCAAGTTGCTAGATCCTGTGAGACAATCCATTAAAGAAAAGATCACTGCTGAGCGTATAATACCATGTGAATTAAATAACTCACAAAAAATGTTCTGTAAGCCCAGTGAAATTAAGAGGCTTGCTCCTTCATTTTGGCATGTTTTAATCAAAGCACAGAAGTCTGGGGTTGATATACTTAACCTGCATTCAAATGGAAGTCATATAGTAAATGCCTACTTGGATAATGATGACTATAATAATGTACTAGGATTTCTGGGAGTGAACTATGTTGATCTATCATGGTATGCATCATTCATTCAGGGTTCTGATCTTCCAAAGGGAATGCCTGATGATATTTATGTAGAACTTCTACACTTCATTGCTCAGAATTGGAACTCTTGTTTTATGGACTTACCTCTGTTAAGGTTTATTGATGCCACTGGCGGCATATCTTTGTTAAGTGTATCACAAGCAACGAATGGTTATCAGAAGCTATGTATTGCCAACGGTGATGAGATCATCACATGGCTTATCAACTGGAACAGGGAGTTTATATCTGTCTCAAACCTATATTTTATGCCACAAACCATGCAATTGTCTTTAAGAACGTCAAAATCAGGAGTAATGGATTGGCTCAAGAATTCTGTGAAGCTGCAGAGTTTAAGTCTTTATGACTATGGGTCAATTGTGATCAAGTCACTAACTAAGAGCAAGCTTGTCATAGCCTTCACTCATTTTCTATATCATTCTCATAAGTATAATTATGCTAGCAAATGGTGCTTACAGACATTGTTCTCTCACTTGCCAATAGTAGATGAGTACGGAGAAGTGATATTTGAAAAGACAGAAGTCCTTGTGCCGGCCAGCATGGGCAAATGGATAATGTTAATGGGTTCAAATCCATGGAGGGCTGACAAATATTTTGTACTGAGCAGGGAGTATTTGGCAACTGCAAATTTTGCAGGAAATGTTACATGTGAAGGACAGATTTTGAAGTTCCTACAACAAAACGGAAAGGCCTCTGATGTTCCACAAGTTTATCCTCCAAATGCAGCTTTCAAAACTGTTTACTCTCCTTTGACAAGAGACAATGCATTCTTGTTACTTGAATGGATTAGAAATATAAGATCTCGTGGAACTAATTGTAAGCTGCAGATCTTTTTTAGCAGCATCAAAACTGGAAGCTGGTTGAAGACATCAATTGGTTACAGTCCACCTTCTGAGTCATTCTTGCCGAGCTCAGGTTGGGGAAGACTACTTCAGGTAGCATCAACACTTGTTGACATACCATTAATCCTGAAAGATTTTTATGGTGAAAAGATAACAGAGTACACTGAAGAACTTAAAGAAATTGGAGTCAGATTTGATTTTATGGACGCATCAGAATATATTGGTAGCCATATCAGGACTGCAACAGCTGATTCCGCCTTAACCCGAGCAAAAGTCTTTTCATTGCTCAATTTGGTCAGATATTTGGGAGAGGTAAGCTTGTCCCCTGACTATCTAATTCAGAGCACCAAAACTGCAAGATGGCTAAAAACATCAGTTGGTTTCAGATTAGCATCAGAATCCATATTGTTGCTTGATTCAGAATGGACACTTGCTTCACATGtcagtaatctccccttcattgACACTTCTTTCTATGGTGAGCAGATTGCTGATTATAAGACCGAGCTGCAGTTATTTGGTGTTTTAGGTGGATTCAACAAAAATTATCAGATTGTGGTTAATAACTTCAAAATGCCTTCAAGCTCTGTATCTGCTGATGTTGCCATTTTCATACTTGAATGCATACAAAATGCTAACATTCTTGATGATCTCATCAGAAAGTTATCACAGACGACTAAATGGTTGAAGACCCAGCTTGGCTATCAAAATCCAGGTGAATCTTTTCTGGCTGTTTTAGAATGGGAATGTCTTCTTCAGGTTGTCAGCGACATTCCGGTAATAGATGAGCCAATGTATGGCGGTAGAATCAGGTCATATCAGACAGAGCTAAAGAGAATTGGAGTAGCAGTAACCAGAGATGACTTCTCAAAAGCTATTGCTTCTCGACTGAATCTCCTTATAAAGAAAACATTGATCACAAACAAAAATGTTCTCGCATTGTTAACATGTTATAGGCAGTTTGTCAAAAAGCAAATTACATTCCCACATGATCTTTCCCTTTTCTCCCTTGAGAAGGAATGGTTGCATACTAATCTTGGATTCAGATCTCCAAAAGCTTCCATCCTATTTAGTCCGGAGTGGGAGCCTATCTCAGCTATATCAAATCTTCCACTTATTGACGGTAATTCTGAATTCTATGGTTACTCCGATGAGATCTATGATTTCAAAAATGAGCTCCAGGCCTTTGGTGTTATAGTTGAATTCAAAGAGGGAGCTAAATTTGTCATAGAGAGCATCAACCTTCCAAGAGATCCTTCTGTCATTAATCCAGTTAGCATTATATCCTTATTTCAGTCCATTCGCAATCTGAAGGAAAACACAGAGTCTCTTCCAATGGAGTTCAAGCAAAAGATGAACAATAGATGGATAAAGACAATTCTAGGTTACAGATTTCCAGAAGAGAGCATTCTGTTTGATCCTAAGTGGAGTTTGCAAAGGAAAGACGGTCCCTTTATTGATGACATCTTCTACGGATCTGAGCTTTCATCTTATAAAAAGGAGCTTAAAGAAATTGGTGTATCTGTGGATGCCTCTCAGGCATGCCTGTTACTAGCACTTCATATTAAGTGTCACTCTGATATTACTACAATCTCGAGAGTATACCTGTTCTTGAATGAACATAAATGGGAGCCTGATAATGAAGATAATGAAGATAATGAAGCTGCAGAGTGGATTTGGATCCCACGGGGTGGTGGAGAATGGGTGAGCTCCAACAGTTGCATACTACATGATAAGCTTGACCTGTTTGGTTCCCAACTCTTCATTTTGGATAAATACTATGACCcaaagcttcttgaattcttttcaAGGGTTTTTGGGGTTCGGCTTAGTCCATGCGTCGATGACTACTGCAAGCTCTGGTCCTCGTGGGAAGTTTCAGCACACCACCTTACGGTGCAGCAATGCTCCGCTTTCTGGGTCTTCATTGCGAAGCACTGGAATAGCAACTCAGTGAAACTTATGCTGGGAAGCATATCAAAATTACCAGTTGAAAGTAATGATGAGCTCATTCTTTCCAACAAACAAGACATATTCATTCCCGATGATCTCTTGCTGAAGGAACTGTTTGACAAGGTTTCTGGAACAATCTTTGTCTGGTATCCTCAAGTAACCACTCCTGCACTTTCTAGAGCAAATATGAACAAGATCTATAGCAGCATTGGTGTTCAATCAATTTCTGAGGCTGTAGAAAAGGATGAGTCGTTCAGGACCACTGGTGCTAGTGTTAGGGAAGtcaatcagaaatctctgatatCGAGCAATGGATTGCTGAGGATTGTGCTTGCTTTTCTTTCCGATACTTCTCTTGATATAATTGCTACTGAAAGGCGTCTCCTTGTCAAATATTTGCTTGATTTAGAAGTCTTGGAAATTGATGAGCCTATTACAGTTAGCTATAAGCTAACACTATCCTCTCGaacaattttagattcaaaagcTACTAGAATGTTCCGTTGGGAAAAAGATAAGGCGAAGTTATTCTTACAAAGAGATGAAGGTGGAACGAAACGAAAAAGACACAACATTGAATATGCAACAAATTTTGCTGATTTGATAGCAAAGGGCTTATTGTCTGAAATGCCTGACCAGATTGCTTCACTTGCTGAGCTCATTAGGCTTGGTTGCTTGTTGGACTTTGAGGAAGATGCAGTGGACTACTTGTTGAAGACCAAAAATCTCCAGTTGTTTCCTGAAGACGAAGAGTTTCTATCATCTATTTCGTCTACAACG AATGCAGGAAAGATTGAAGCTGGAGAAACTGCCACAGTCGACTACTAA